Below is a window of Halomonas sp. Bachu 37 DNA.
CAGGATTATTGATGAACGCATCGAATATCGAACGCGGCATGCAGACTCTAATACTCGCCGACCCGGACATCGCCCGCGCCTACCCGCTGGTCGGGGCGCCCTCCCCTCGCCAGCGCGACCCGGGTTTCGCGACATTCTTCTCGACCATCGTCAGCCAGCAGATATCCACCGAAGCCGCCCGCGCCATCATGGGCCGCGTCAATGCGCTACTGCCGGAACTGCACGCCAAGGCGGTGATGGGCGTGGAAGGACAAGCCTTGCGTGATGCAGGGTTGTCCTGGCGCAAGATCGAATACGCCCAAGGGCTTGCCGAAGCCGAGCTCGCCGGCACCTTCAGCGCAGATGGGCTCGAGCAGCTCAGTGATGACGAAGCCATTGCCGCGATTACCCAGCTGCGCGGCTTCGGCCGCTGGAGCGCGGAGATCTATCTGATGTTCTCGCTCAAGCGCCCCGACGTCTTCCCCGCCGACGATCTCGCCCTGCGCGTGGCGCTTGGCCGCCTGAAAGGCATGGAGACCAAACCCACGCCCAAGCAGGCGCGCCAACTGGTGGAGCACTGGTCGCCCTGGCGCAGCGTGGGATCGCTGTTTCTATGGCACTACTATCGTGGCGAACCGGTGTAGGGATTAAATTAATATGTAGCGATTAGACGTCGAGCCCACCAAATCGGCCATGCTGATAATCTTCTATCGCCTGCACGATCTCTTGCCGGCTGTTCATCACAAACGGGCCGTGAGACACCATCGGTTCATCGATTACATCGCCGTGGCCAAACAGCAGGCGCGCATCGCTACCGGCTTCGATCACCAGACGCTCACCGTCGCGGTCGACTTCGATCAGATGGTGGGCCTTGACGGGCTCGCCACCGACCGTGACATCACCCTCCACCACATAGAGAAATACCTGCCGTCCTGGCGCGACGGGCAACTGTTCGTGCGTGCCGGCGGGCAGCCTCAGCGTCGACATGAAAACACCCGTCAACGTCTCGATGGGGCCAGCGTGTTCTTGCCACTCGCCGGCGATCAGGTTCAGCTCGCCACCGCCCGGCAGCGCAATGGCGGGAATGGACTCCTGCTGCAGCCCCACGTAGCGCGGCTCGCTCATCTTCAGGCGCGCCGGCAGGTTGACCCACAGCTGCAGGATCTCCAGCGGGCCGCCATCGCGCAGGAAATCAGGCGATGAAACTTCCGCATGCACGATACCGCTGCCCGCCGTCATCCACTGCACGCCACCGGCGTGAATCACGCTCTGATGCTTGGCGCTATCCGCATGGGCCAGCGATCCTTGCAGAATGAAGGTCACCGTCTCGAAGCCCCGATGCGGGTGCGGGCCAAAGGGCAGCCCCTGGTTATTGGGGGGATAGACCTGCGGGCCGTGGTGGTTCAAGAACAGAAACGGGTCGAGCTGATCGAGCCCTGGCCCCGGCAATGGCCGCCGCGTGACCAGGTCGCCGATATCATCGCGCCGTGCCGGGTGCAGGGCGATGACTCGACGCACTGCCTGAGAAGAATTAGCTGAAGACATGACGCGCTCCTTAACAAATATCGCCCAGCGTAAAACCTGCACCGAGAGATGAGGAGCGAATAATTTTCCCCGGTTCGTTGAAGGAAATTGGCAGAAGCCCGTCTAGCGCCATAAAGGCCGAGACTTCCACTCGTCTTGCTCAGAACTCCGTCACTACCGTCACTCCCGCCCCCTCGAACTTGTCCATGTTCATCAGCGCGCCGATCGACTGTTCCAGCGTGATCCGCCGGCCGATCAGCCGCTCGGGCGAGAGCTTGCCAGACTCGATCAACGCCAGCATGGCGTCATAACGATGCGCCTGCATGCCATGGCTGCCCAGTATTTCCAGTTCGTCGGCAATCACCTTGCTCATGGGGATGGCAGGCGTACTGTGATCCGCCAGCATCAACCCCACCTGCACGTGCCTGCCGCGCTTGCGCAGGTTGCTGATGGAATTGAAGCAGGTGGTGGGGTGCCCCAGCGCATCGAGCGACACATGGGCACCGCCGCACGTGATTTCTATTACGGCTTCAGCCACGTTGGCTACGTTCGCTGCATTCACGGTGGCCACCGCGCCCACTTGGCGGGCCAAATGCAGCGCCTCTTCGGAAATATCGACAGCTACTACATTGGCGCCCACGGCGTTGGCTATCATCACCGCCGACAACCCCACCCCGCCGCAGCCGTGAACGGCTACCCACTGGCCCGCCGCCGTTCTGCCCTGATCCACCACCGCCCGAAAGGAGGTCACGAAACGGCAGCCCAGACTCGCAGCGGTAGCAAAATCGAGCGTCTCCGGCAGCGCGACCAGATTCACGTCGGCGTAATGGATACCCACATACTCGGCAAAGGAACCCCAGTGGGTAAAGCCCGGCTGGAATTGACTTTCGCACACCTGCTGATTGCCGGAGTGGCACTCGGGGCAGGCGCCGCACCCGCCCACGAACGGCACCGTCACCCGGTCGCCAACACGCCACTGTTTAACGTCTTTGCCTACGGCCTCGACAACACCAGCCAGCTCATGGCCCGGCACATGGGGAAGCCGGATACCCGGATCATGGCCCATCCAGCCGTGCCAGTCGCTGCGGCATACACCGTTGGCCATCACCTTCACCACGACACCGTGAGTTTCTGGGGCAGGATCAGGCAACTTCTGAATGCTTGGCGGGGCGGAAAAGTTTTCGAAAACAACGGCTTTCATTCGTGGCTCCCTACGCTTTTTTTCTTATTCTACCGATTCCGGAGTGGCTGGGGTTTAAGAGGGCCTTTAAATCCAGCACGGCTACGCATCATGTATACCCATGTTCGATGGACAGCATGCTGGAAGCACCCAACGAGGTAATGAGGCCTCGGCAGCGACGTGATAATCCTCTCGAACCACTGGCGAAATATATAAATTTTACGCTTATCTCTATATGAGACGCAGTATATGCAAAGAAAAAACGGTTTCCTTTGCATATATGAGGCGTCATGTATAAATCTTTCTATTTTATATACATGAAGAAGCACAATGTACGCTGGAGAAGCACCCTTGCCGGAAGGCTACCACTGGCCGGCGAAACCGTTCAGGAACCCCTCGGCGGGTGAAGTGCCTCCCACTAATTGCACGCTTCAGCGCTGGTCATTCAGCTCAGCCACCAGCATCTGCCGATAGGTGAGGGCGGTCGCCTCGACCTCGCTTGCGCTCCAGGGTATCGCTCGACTCGTCTTCATCACTCAATATTCTGAATCTGCTCGCGCATCTGCTCGATCAATACCTTCAGCTCCACCGCGCAGCGGGTGGTTTCTGCCACTACGGATTTCGACGAGAGCGTGTTGGCTTCGCGGTTCAGCTCCTGCATCAGGAAGTCCAGGCGGCGGCCCTTGGGGCCTTTCTGGGCGAGCTGACGGCTGACTTCTCCTACATGTGCGGTGAGCCGATCCAGCTCTTCGTCCACATCGGCTTTCTGCGCCACCAGCACCAGTTCGGCTTCCAGGCGTTGGGGATCGAGTTCGGTCCTGGCGATTTCCAGGCGCTCCAGCAGCTGGGCGCGCTGGCGTTCCAGAATCTGTGGCAGCAGGCTGCGCACGGTGGCGACCTGCTCGCTGACGGCCGTGAGTCGGCTTTCGATCATCTCGGCAAGCTTTTCGCCCTCACGGGCACGGGCGTCGAGCAATTCGTCCAGGGCTTGGTCGAACAGCGCCTTGGCGCCGGCTTTGATGACCTCCTGGTCGAGATGCTGCGTTTCCATCACACCGGGCTGATTCAACAGCTCAAGCGTGGTGGGCGGCACGGCACTTGGGACTTGCCGCTGCACGGCGTTCAGCGCTTCTCCAATCGCGGCCAGGCGCGCGGCATTCACGGCGGGAACTTGGGTGGTCTCCGCACTTTCAAAACGCACACTGCATTCGATCTTGCCCCGCGCCAGCCGCGTACGGAGCGCTTCGCGCAGTACCGGCTCCAGGTCGCGCAGGCTTTCGTGTAAACGAAAATGCGGCTCCAGGTAGCGCTGGTTCACCGAGCGAATTTCCACCTGCAGCGTGCCCCAGGGGGCGGCCTGCTCGGTGCGGGCGAAGGCGGTCATGCTGTGTACGCGAGAGACTTGGGCCATGGCGTCCTCTATTGGGTAAACGAGAGGGTAAACGAGATTTCCTCCAGTCTACCCGATAAGACGGGGTGCAAGCCGTGTAGAATGGCGAGCCCGCTAATACGACCATGGAGAACAGAGAGCATGGAGAAGAAATCCGGTACGCGCCCCGATGTGGCGCGCCCCAGCGGTCGCGAGGCTGACCAGCCGCGCGAAATCCGCCTGACCCGCGACTATACCCGCCATGCCGAAGGCTCGGTACTGGTGGAATTCGGTGATACCAAGGTACTGTGCAACGCCAGTGTGGAAGCGGGAGTGCCACGCTGGTTACGCGGCAAGAACCAGGGCTGGGTTACCGCCGAGTACGGCATGCTGCCCCGGGCGACCCATTCGCGTAGCGGTCGTGAAGCGACACGTGGCAAGCAGGGCGGGCGTACCCTGGAGATCCAGCGTCTGATCGGCCGCAGCCTGCGTGCGGCGGTGAATCTGAAGAAGCTGGGCGAGTTCACCATTACCGTGGATTGCGATGTGATCCAGGCCGATGGTGGCACTCGCACCGCCTCGATCACGGGCGGCTGCGTGGCCTTGGTCGATGCGATCCGCTACCTGCAGCGGGAGAAGAAGATCAAGGGCGATCCCTTCAAGCAGCTGGTGAGTTCGGTGTCGGTGGGGATCTACAAAGGAATGCCGGTGGTCGATCTCGATTACCCCGAAGACAGTAGCGCCGATACCGACATGAACGTGGTGATGACCGAGAGCGGAGAGCTGATCGAGGTGCAGGGCACCGCTGAGGCGGGTGCGTTCACCCGTGCCGAGCTCAATGCCATGCTCGATCTGGCCGAGAAAGCCGGCGCCCAGCTACGCGCCCATCAGCGTGAAGCGCTGGGAATTCGGCAGTAAGCCGTTTCGAACCACGCTATCTACCGACCCACATAACGCGACACGCCGGCATCGAGCCGGCGTGTATAGCGAAGCAGGGACACAGGCTTAAAGGGTGAGATCGTACTCGACGATCAATGGCGCATGTTCGGAGAACGTGGCGTCATAATCGATCCATGCATCCACCACGTGGCGGCGGAAGTTGGGACCGACCACCTGGTAGTCGATGCGCCAGCCTTCCTGGCGCTCCCGCGAAACTTCCTGATCCAGCTTGGGCCACCAGGTATATTCACCCGCATCGCGATTGATCTCGCGGAAGGTGTCGATGAATCCGGTGGGGCCGAACAGCTGATCCATCCACGCACGCTCTTCGGGCCGGAAGCCCGGGGTGAGCTGGTTGTCGGACCAGTTGGCCAGATCAATCGTCTTGTGCGCGATGTTCCAGGTACCGCAAATGATGTACTCGCGTCGCTTGCGCGCCATCTTGCTCAGGTATTCCTGGTACTGATTCATGAACGCCTGCTTGGCCTGCATGTCGTCGCCATCGGGCATGAGGAAAGTGGCGATGCTGAAACGGTCGTAATCGGCCTGAAGAAAACGTCCTTCATGATCGCACTGGGGAAACCCCAGCCCGTACATGATCGCCTTGGGGATCTGGCGACAATAGAGCGCCACGCCGGCAAACCCATCTTCCTCGGCATCCAGGAAGTAACCTTCATAGCCTTCCGGATACAGAATATGGTCGCCGAGCTCGAAGCTCTTGGCCTTGATGTTCTGCACACAGACGACGTCGACATCCTGCTGAGCCAGCCAGTCCAGGAACCCCCGTTCGACGGCATCACGAATACCATTGACATTGATGCTGGCAATTTTCATAAAATCGTCCCTTTAGCGTCGCTGCTGTATGATACCCGACGTTTAGACGTTTGGGTAAAGCCCATGCGCAATTGTGCCGGTTTCCAGCTGGATATTTTCGCTATTGCCTACTTTCCCATTCACCGATCCAACTCTCTACCCTGCGAGGATAGCCGTGGCCGATACCCTGCAACCCTACCAGCGCGATTTCATTGAATTCGCCATCGCGCAAGGTGTGCTCAAGTTCGGTGAGTTCACGTTGAAATCGGGCCGTGTCAGTCCCTATTTCTTCAATGCGGGACTGTTCCAGAGCGGTGCCGCCCTGGCACGTCTCGGCCGTTTTTACGCTCAGGCTATCGAAGATAGCGCTATTAGCTATGACGTGCTGTTCGGCCCGGCCTACAAGGGAATTCCCCTCGCGGCCACCACGGCCGTCGCCCTGGCCGATCATCATCAGCGCGATACGCCCTACGCCTTCAACCGCAAGGAAGCCAAGACCCATGGCGAAGGCGGCAATATCGTCGGCGCGCCGCTGGCGGGCGATATACTCATCATCGACGATGTGATTACCGCCGGCACCGCCATTCGCGAGGTCATGGAGCTGATCGCCCAGCATCCGGCACGCGCCGCCGGGGTAGTGATCGCGTTGGATCGCCAGGAGCGCGGCACCGGTGCCATGAGCGCCATCCAGGAAGTCGAAGCCAACCATGGCATTCCCGTGGTCAGCATCGTGACCCTTGAGCAAGTACTGACTTATCTGGAAACCCAGGCAAGTACGGACATGCAGCCCCATGCCGACGCGATTCGTGCCTATCGCGACCGCTACGGGGTCTAGGCTTTCACCGCGCCGATAAAGCCTTGCTGACGCCAGGCTTCATAGCTCACGATGGCAACCGCGTTGGAGAGATTCAAGCTGCGATTGTTGGGCTGCATGGGGATCGTCAGGCGCCGGGACTCGGCCAAGGATTGATGAACATAGTCCGGTAGGCCGCCGGTTTCCGAGCCGAACAGCAGGACATCGCCGGGCTCAAAAGCGAAATCGCTGTAGGCGCGCGTACCGCGCGTGGTCAAGGCCAGGATGCGCCGGTCCGCCATGGTTTGGGAAAACGCGGCATAGTCGGCATGGCGCGTCACGTTGGTCAGGTCGCGATAATCGAGCCCGGCACGGCGCAGCTTCTTCTCTTCCAGGTCGAACCCCAGCGGTTCGATCAGGTGCAGCCGGCAACCGTTGTTGGCCACAAGGCGCATGATATTGCCGGTATTGGGCGCCATGCGCGGCTCGAATAGTGCTATTTCAAACATCGCTACCTGCCTGATCATCAGCCCTGTCATTGGTTATATTGCGCTGCCGGGCGTACTCCCCAGCCGCCGCCGATTGTAGAGGAAACATGCCGTCATGACGCCCACTATCGCCAAACGCCTCAACGGCTTGAATCCTCGTCAACAGGAAGCGGTGCGCTATATCGATGGTCCCTGCCTGGTGCTGGCCGGCGCCGGCTCGGGCAAGACCAGCGTGATCACCACCAAGATCGCCTACCTGGTGCAGGAGTGCGGCATGAGCGCCCGGCGTATCGCCGCGGTGACCTTCACCAACAAGGCCGCCCGCGAAATGAAGGAGCGCGTGGGGCAGATGCTCAAGGGCAAGGAAGGCCACGGTCTCACCGTCTCCACCTTCCATACCCTGGGGCTCAACATCATTCGCAGTGAACTCAAGGCGCTGGGCTATAAGCCGGGCTTCTCTCTGTTCGACCCCGAGGACGCCAAGGCGCTGCTGCGTGACCTGATGAACAAGGACGCTCAGGTCGACGCCGAACAGATCAACGCCGTGCAGGGACGGATCTCCCAGTGGAAGAACGACCTGGTGCTACCCGGCGAGGCACTATCGCATGCCGCCGATGATGACGAGCATTTCGCCGCCCGGGTGT
It encodes the following:
- a CDS encoding YicC/YloC family endoribonuclease, giving the protein MAQVSRVHSMTAFARTEQAAPWGTLQVEIRSVNQRYLEPHFRLHESLRDLEPVLREALRTRLARGKIECSVRFESAETTQVPAVNAARLAAIGEALNAVQRQVPSAVPPTTLELLNQPGVMETQHLDQEVIKAGAKALFDQALDELLDARAREGEKLAEMIESRLTAVSEQVATVRSLLPQILERQRAQLLERLEIARTELDPQRLEAELVLVAQKADVDEELDRLTAHVGEVSRQLAQKGPKGRRLDFLMQELNREANTLSSKSVVAETTRCAVELKVLIEQMREQIQNIE
- a CDS encoding tRNA (cytidine(34)-2'-O)-methyltransferase, with the translated sequence MFEIALFEPRMAPNTGNIMRLVANNGCRLHLIEPLGFDLEEKKLRRAGLDYRDLTNVTRHADYAAFSQTMADRRILALTTRGTRAYSDFAFEPGDVLLFGSETGGLPDYVHQSLAESRRLTIPMQPNNRSLNLSNAVAIVSYEAWRQQGFIGAVKA
- a CDS encoding exodeoxyribonuclease III, encoding MKIASINVNGIRDAVERGFLDWLAQQDVDVVCVQNIKAKSFELGDHILYPEGYEGYFLDAEEDGFAGVALYCRQIPKAIMYGLGFPQCDHEGRFLQADYDRFSIATFLMPDGDDMQAKQAFMNQYQEYLSKMARKRREYIICGTWNIAHKTIDLANWSDNQLTPGFRPEERAWMDQLFGPTGFIDTFREINRDAGEYTWWPKLDQEVSRERQEGWRIDYQVVGPNFRRHVVDAWIDYDATFSEHAPLIVEYDLTL
- a CDS encoding zinc-dependent alcohol dehydrogenase family protein, which codes for MKAVVFENFSAPPSIQKLPDPAPETHGVVVKVMANGVCRSDWHGWMGHDPGIRLPHVPGHELAGVVEAVGKDVKQWRVGDRVTVPFVGGCGACPECHSGNQQVCESQFQPGFTHWGSFAEYVGIHYADVNLVALPETLDFATAASLGCRFVTSFRAVVDQGRTAAGQWVAVHGCGGVGLSAVMIANAVGANVVAVDISEEALHLARQVGAVATVNAANVANVAEAVIEITCGGAHVSLDALGHPTTCFNSISNLRKRGRHVQVGLMLADHSTPAIPMSKVIADELEILGSHGMQAHRYDAMLALIESGKLSPERLIGRRITLEQSIGALMNMDKFEGAGVTVVTEF
- a CDS encoding DNA-3-methyladenine glycosylase 2 family protein, yielding MNASNIERGMQTLILADPDIARAYPLVGAPSPRQRDPGFATFFSTIVSQQISTEAARAIMGRVNALLPELHAKAVMGVEGQALRDAGLSWRKIEYAQGLAEAELAGTFSADGLEQLSDDEAIAAITQLRGFGRWSAEIYLMFSLKRPDVFPADDLALRVALGRLKGMETKPTPKQARQLVEHWSPWRSVGSLFLWHYYRGEPV
- a CDS encoding pirin family protein, producing MSSANSSQAVRRVIALHPARRDDIGDLVTRRPLPGPGLDQLDPFLFLNHHGPQVYPPNNQGLPFGPHPHRGFETVTFILQGSLAHADSAKHQSVIHAGGVQWMTAGSGIVHAEVSSPDFLRDGGPLEILQLWVNLPARLKMSEPRYVGLQQESIPAIALPGGGELNLIAGEWQEHAGPIETLTGVFMSTLRLPAGTHEQLPVAPGRQVFLYVVEGDVTVGGEPVKAHHLIEVDRDGERLVIEAGSDARLLFGHGDVIDEPMVSHGPFVMNSRQEIVQAIEDYQHGRFGGLDV
- the pyrE gene encoding orotate phosphoribosyltransferase gives rise to the protein MADTLQPYQRDFIEFAIAQGVLKFGEFTLKSGRVSPYFFNAGLFQSGAALARLGRFYAQAIEDSAISYDVLFGPAYKGIPLAATTAVALADHHQRDTPYAFNRKEAKTHGEGGNIVGAPLAGDILIIDDVITAGTAIREVMELIAQHPARAAGVVIALDRQERGTGAMSAIQEVEANHGIPVVSIVTLEQVLTYLETQASTDMQPHADAIRAYRDRYGV
- the rph gene encoding ribonuclease PH; this translates as MEKKSGTRPDVARPSGREADQPREIRLTRDYTRHAEGSVLVEFGDTKVLCNASVEAGVPRWLRGKNQGWVTAEYGMLPRATHSRSGREATRGKQGGRTLEIQRLIGRSLRAAVNLKKLGEFTITVDCDVIQADGGTRTASITGGCVALVDAIRYLQREKKIKGDPFKQLVSSVSVGIYKGMPVVDLDYPEDSSADTDMNVVMTESGELIEVQGTAEAGAFTRAELNAMLDLAEKAGAQLRAHQREALGIRQ